Proteins encoded in a region of the Streptomyces liliiviolaceus genome:
- a CDS encoding glycoside hydrolase family 95 protein → MRTAVGGAAGIALGSGALGSGEAVAADTPNTSDVSAVASPPSPGLSSLWYTAPADDWEREALPIGNGALGATVFGTLASERLQLNEKTLWTGGPGSVQGYDHGNWRDARPGAITAVQDRIDAGTRLDPEAVADELGQPKAGYGAHQTFGDLHIDVPDAPATPPDTYRRALDIADAVATVVHTHQEVSHRREFFASHPDGVIAGRLSADRPGSVALTLRYTSPRTDFTVTSATTAAGGRLTVRGALADNGLRFEAQLRVRVSGERGAVTANSDGTLTVTDADSAWFVLAAGTDYADTYPGYRGEDPHAAVTRAVDKAGGERFETLMARHVRDHRALFGRVALDVRAEVPDVPTDQLLANYTGGATATDRALEALYFQYGRYLLIASSRPGSLPANLQGLWNNSTSPPWSADYHVNINLQMNYWPAEAANLAETTAPYDRFVEALRAPGRLMAKEMFGSRGWVVHNETNPYGFTGVHDWPTAFWFPEAAAWLTQQLYEHYRFGGSVEYLRSTAYPVMKEAAEFWLDNLRTDPRDGTLVVTPSYSPEHGDFTAGAAMSQQIVHDLLTNTLEAARTLGDSPAFRAELERTLADLDPGLRIGSWGQLQEWKADLDDPADDHRHVSHLYALHPGRQVEPGSAWADAAKVSLTARGDGGTGWSKAWKINFWARLRDGDHAHKMLAEQLKSSTLPNLWDTHPPFQIDGNFGATSGVVEMLLQSQYDIIEILPALPAAWRDGSVSGLRARGGATVDIAWADGRATRVALTASRTRRLTVRSGLVPDGETTFKAIAGRTYVWGAPPGA, encoded by the coding sequence CTGAGGACCGCAGTTGGCGGTGCGGCCGGTATCGCCCTGGGGTCCGGCGCCCTTGGTTCCGGAGAGGCGGTGGCTGCGGATACGCCAAATACATCGGATGTGTCGGCGGTGGCGTCACCACCGTCACCCGGACTCTCGTCCCTCTGGTACACCGCCCCGGCCGACGACTGGGAGCGTGAGGCGCTGCCCATCGGCAACGGCGCCCTCGGCGCCACGGTTTTCGGGACGCTCGCCTCCGAGCGACTGCAGCTCAACGAGAAGACCCTCTGGACCGGCGGCCCCGGTTCGGTCCAGGGGTACGACCACGGCAACTGGCGCGACGCCCGTCCCGGCGCGATCACCGCCGTGCAGGACCGCATCGACGCGGGGACCCGTCTCGACCCCGAGGCCGTCGCCGATGAACTCGGCCAGCCGAAGGCCGGGTACGGCGCCCACCAGACCTTCGGCGACCTCCACATCGACGTGCCGGACGCACCGGCGACGCCCCCGGACACCTACCGACGCGCACTCGACATCGCCGACGCCGTGGCGACCGTCGTCCACACCCACCAAGAGGTGAGCCACCGGCGGGAGTTCTTCGCCTCGCACCCCGACGGGGTGATCGCGGGACGGCTGAGCGCGGACCGGCCGGGCAGTGTCGCCCTCACCCTCCGTTACACCTCGCCCCGCACCGACTTCACCGTCACGTCCGCCACCACCGCGGCCGGCGGAAGGCTGACGGTGCGCGGCGCCCTGGCCGACAACGGACTGCGCTTCGAGGCGCAGCTCCGCGTCCGCGTGAGCGGCGAGCGCGGCGCCGTCACCGCGAACTCCGACGGCACTCTGACCGTGACGGACGCCGACAGCGCCTGGTTCGTGCTGGCCGCCGGTACGGACTACGCCGACACGTACCCCGGCTACCGGGGCGAGGACCCGCACGCGGCCGTCACCCGGGCCGTCGACAAGGCGGGCGGCGAACGCTTCGAGACGTTGATGGCCCGTCATGTACGAGATCACCGGGCCCTGTTCGGCCGCGTGGCGCTGGACGTACGCGCCGAGGTCCCCGACGTCCCGACGGACCAGCTGCTGGCGAACTACACCGGCGGCGCCACGGCCACGGACCGCGCCCTGGAAGCTCTCTACTTCCAGTACGGCCGCTACCTCCTGATCGCCTCCTCACGCCCCGGCTCACTGCCCGCCAACCTCCAGGGCCTCTGGAACAACAGCACGTCACCGCCCTGGTCGGCCGACTACCACGTCAACATCAACCTGCAGATGAACTACTGGCCCGCCGAGGCCGCGAACCTCGCCGAGACCACGGCGCCCTACGACCGCTTCGTCGAGGCGCTGCGCGCACCCGGACGCCTTATGGCGAAGGAGATGTTCGGCTCGCGGGGCTGGGTCGTGCACAACGAGACCAACCCGTACGGCTTCACCGGCGTGCACGACTGGCCCACCGCCTTCTGGTTCCCCGAGGCCGCCGCGTGGCTGACGCAACAGCTGTACGAGCACTACCGGTTCGGCGGGTCCGTGGAGTATCTGCGCTCGACGGCGTACCCGGTGATGAAGGAGGCCGCCGAGTTCTGGCTCGACAACCTGCGCACCGATCCCCGCGACGGCACGCTCGTCGTCACGCCCAGCTACTCGCCCGAGCACGGCGACTTCACCGCGGGCGCGGCCATGTCCCAGCAGATCGTGCACGACCTGCTGACCAACACCCTGGAGGCGGCCCGCACCCTGGGCGACAGCCCCGCGTTCCGCGCGGAACTGGAGAGGACCCTCGCCGACCTGGACCCCGGCCTGCGTATCGGCTCCTGGGGTCAGCTCCAGGAGTGGAAGGCCGATCTGGACGACCCGGCGGACGACCACCGGCACGTCTCCCACCTCTACGCGCTGCACCCCGGCCGCCAGGTCGAGCCCGGCAGCGCGTGGGCCGACGCCGCGAAGGTCTCGCTCACGGCACGCGGGGACGGCGGCACCGGCTGGTCCAAGGCCTGGAAGATCAACTTCTGGGCGCGGCTGCGCGACGGCGACCACGCGCACAAGATGCTCGCCGAACAGCTCAAGTCCTCGACCCTGCCCAACCTCTGGGACACGCATCCGCCGTTCCAGATCGACGGCAACTTCGGAGCGACGTCCGGAGTCGTCGAGATGCTGCTGCAGAGCCAGTACGACATCATCGAGATTCTCCCCGCGCTGCCCGCCGCCTGGCGGGACGGCTCGGTCAGCGGGCTGCGCGCCCGCGGCGGCGCCACCGTCGACATCGCATGGGCCGACGGCCGCGCGACCCGCGTCGCCCTGACCGCCTCCCGCACGCGACGCCTCACCGTCCGCAGCGGGCTGGTGCCCGACGGCGAGACCACGTTCAAGGCGATCGCGGGCCGGACCTACGTCTGGGGCGCACCGCCCGGCGCTTGA
- a CDS encoding ATP-binding protein codes for MRSSRTLFEREMELAAVDEALGEVTGLRTGTFGLGADPLGLRAIATGVRTDIPGTHRPDRSGAGPHREDAAPQRDAALPKNTVPPKNALPTRDALPTRDALPTRDALPTRDALPTRDGTPPRDGAEPPGRPRGGLLAFAGRAGIGKTSLLAEVRRRAEAKGCTVLSARGGDQEQRVAFHVARQLLQPQLAGVPEAELRTTLGSWYAIVGPALGLCATTEGSPPDQQGLRDGLDWVLTHLAVRRAPMVLVLDDAHWADPESLRWLAAFAPRAEQLPLLLVVAYRPDELPDHAEAFRGLPGRAGGRPLDLEPLSADAVARLVRESLGTRADDAFCRECWAVTAGNPFETVELTAKVRDRGLAPTEPGAHLLRDLAAAVKGSGLIARLERLGTSTVRFAWACALLGTEISPTLAAAVAGLGAEEAADAADALRDARILTGSGTDEGLLEFVHPLIATAVYRAIPGGFRVALHGQAAWCVIDAGLGPSAAARHLMETHPDGDTWVVQQLRAAARETLRAGAPDAARRHLARALREPPPLAERAAVLYELGCASLLTEPATTVNHLRAALEEPIDDPALRHNVVYRLSQVLAHSDRLGEASDTLAREIKVTGDVRVRLRMQSEQFMWDAFRADEPESPARSRRLARLADRLTGRDLTERYVIGLRAWDATLRGEPAHIAVHHAERALAGGFGWAEADRGFEVPVLVALTFMYADRPGRTEELFAAGIADFERQGWHGAHLSFGYTLLAYVRFRRGRLAEAEDFVRAGLRLAERVGPGTPAHWYAVGILVEVLLARGRLTEAAQLAEDHAFEEPFPAAVVFPDSQTVHGELLLARGLTGDAAAELAAAGRRLDPRGMRNPAWCPWQLHLARAESHDAPERAVATAADAVRRARLYGAPSAVGQALRAAADVSSGLARVNLLEESVDQLERSPAAYELACALVALGAELRRGSRPGEAAEHLYRGLDAAVQCGADGLAETARDELEAAGLRPRRLHSAETDTLTARESAVAELAVRGLTTATIAEQLRTEETTVVRLLSAVYRKVGTERTGLRAALGTARRESPGA; via the coding sequence ATGCGGAGCAGTAGAACGCTCTTCGAACGCGAGATGGAACTCGCCGCGGTGGACGAGGCGTTGGGCGAGGTGACCGGGCTGCGCACGGGCACCTTCGGACTCGGCGCGGACCCTCTCGGACTCCGTGCGATCGCCACCGGCGTCCGCACGGACATCCCCGGGACCCACCGGCCCGACCGATCTGGTGCCGGGCCCCACCGAGAAGACGCCGCGCCACAGCGGGACGCCGCCCTTCCCAAGAACACCGTCCCTCCCAAAAACGCCCTCCCCACCAGGGACGCCCTCCCTACCAGGGACGCCCTCCCTACCAGGGACGCCCTCCCTACCAGGGACGCCCTCCCTACCAGGGACGGCACCCCTCCCAGGGACGGCGCCGAGCCGCCCGGCCGGCCCCGCGGCGGACTGCTCGCCTTCGCCGGACGCGCCGGAATCGGCAAGACGAGCCTCCTCGCCGAAGTGCGCAGGCGCGCCGAGGCCAAGGGCTGCACGGTCCTGTCCGCACGAGGCGGCGACCAGGAACAGCGCGTCGCCTTCCACGTCGCACGCCAACTCCTCCAACCCCAGCTGGCGGGCGTTCCCGAGGCAGAACTCCGTACCACGCTGGGCAGTTGGTACGCCATCGTCGGACCCGCGCTCGGACTGTGCGCGACCACCGAGGGCTCGCCGCCCGACCAGCAGGGCCTGCGCGACGGACTCGACTGGGTCCTCACCCACCTCGCCGTGCGCCGCGCCCCGATGGTGCTCGTCCTCGACGACGCGCACTGGGCCGACCCGGAGTCGCTGCGGTGGCTCGCCGCGTTCGCGCCCCGCGCCGAGCAACTGCCGCTGCTCCTCGTCGTCGCCTACCGCCCCGACGAACTCCCGGACCACGCCGAGGCGTTCAGGGGCCTGCCCGGCCGTGCGGGCGGACGCCCCCTCGATCTGGAACCGCTGAGCGCCGACGCCGTGGCGCGCCTGGTGCGCGAGAGCCTCGGTACGCGGGCCGACGACGCGTTCTGCCGGGAGTGCTGGGCCGTCACCGCGGGCAACCCGTTCGAGACCGTCGAACTCACCGCGAAGGTACGCGACCGCGGCCTGGCCCCGACCGAACCGGGCGCGCACCTGCTGCGTGACCTGGCCGCCGCGGTCAAGGGCAGCGGGCTCATCGCCCGCCTCGAACGCCTCGGCACCTCCACCGTCCGCTTCGCCTGGGCCTGCGCCCTCCTCGGCACCGAGATCTCCCCGACGCTCGCCGCGGCCGTGGCGGGCCTCGGCGCCGAGGAGGCCGCCGACGCGGCGGACGCCCTGCGCGACGCCCGTATCCTCACCGGCTCCGGGACGGACGAGGGCCTTCTCGAATTCGTCCACCCGCTCATCGCCACCGCCGTCTACCGCGCCATCCCCGGCGGCTTCCGGGTCGCCCTGCACGGACAGGCCGCCTGGTGCGTCATCGACGCGGGGCTCGGTCCGTCCGCCGCCGCCCGACACCTCATGGAGACCCATCCCGACGGCGACACCTGGGTCGTCCAGCAACTGCGGGCCGCCGCCCGCGAGACCCTGCGCGCCGGAGCACCCGACGCCGCGCGCCGCCACCTGGCCCGCGCCCTGCGCGAACCCCCGCCCCTCGCGGAACGCGCCGCCGTCCTCTACGAACTGGGCTGCGCCTCCCTGCTCACCGAACCGGCGACCACCGTCAACCATCTGCGGGCCGCCCTCGAAGAGCCGATCGACGACCCCGCGCTGCGCCACAACGTCGTCTACCGGCTCTCCCAGGTCCTCGCCCACAGCGACCGGCTCGGCGAGGCTTCCGACACTCTCGCCCGCGAGATCAAGGTGACCGGGGACGTACGCGTACGGCTGCGGATGCAGTCGGAGCAGTTCATGTGGGACGCCTTCCGGGCCGACGAACCCGAATCGCCGGCCCGCTCCCGCCGGCTGGCCCGGCTCGCCGACCGGCTCACCGGCCGCGATCTCACCGAGCGCTATGTGATCGGCCTGCGCGCCTGGGACGCCACCCTGCGCGGCGAACCCGCCCACATCGCGGTCCACCACGCGGAGCGCGCCCTGGCCGGCGGTTTCGGCTGGGCCGAGGCCGACCGCGGCTTCGAGGTGCCCGTCCTCGTCGCCCTCACCTTCATGTACGCCGACCGGCCGGGGCGCACCGAGGAACTGTTCGCCGCCGGGATCGCCGACTTCGAACGGCAGGGCTGGCACGGCGCCCACCTCTCCTTCGGCTACACCCTGCTCGCGTACGTACGCTTCCGCCGCGGCCGGCTCGCCGAGGCCGAGGACTTCGTCCGCGCGGGGCTCAGGCTCGCCGAACGGGTCGGCCCCGGCACCCCGGCCCACTGGTACGCGGTCGGCATCCTCGTCGAGGTCCTTCTCGCCCGCGGCCGGCTCACCGAGGCCGCGCAGCTCGCCGAGGACCACGCCTTCGAGGAACCGTTCCCCGCCGCCGTCGTCTTCCCCGATTCCCAGACCGTGCACGGCGAGCTGCTGCTGGCCAGGGGCCTGACCGGGGACGCCGCCGCCGAACTCGCCGCGGCCGGGCGCCGCCTCGATCCGCGCGGCATGCGCAACCCCGCCTGGTGCCCGTGGCAGCTGCACCTGGCCCGCGCCGAGAGCCACGACGCTCCCGAGCGGGCAGTCGCCACGGCGGCCGACGCGGTGCGGCGGGCCCGGCTGTACGGAGCGCCGTCGGCGGTCGGCCAGGCGCTGCGCGCGGCGGCCGACGTCTCCTCCGGCCTGGCCCGCGTCAACCTCCTCGAAGAGTCCGTCGACCAGCTGGAGCGCTCCCCGGCGGCGTACGAACTGGCGTGCGCGCTGGTCGCCCTCGGCGCGGAGCTGCGCCGCGGCAGCCGTCCCGGGGAGGCCGCCGAGCACCTCTACCGGGGGCTCGACGCGGCCGTGCAGTGCGGCGCCGACGGGCTGGCCGAGACGGCGCGCGACGAGCTGGAGGCCGCCGGACTGCGGCCCCGCCGCCTGCACAGCGCCGAGACGGACACGCTCACCGCCCGGGAGTCCGCGGTCGCGGAACTGGCCGTGCGGGGCCTCACCACGGCCACCATCGCCGAACAGCTCCGCACGGAGGAGACGACGGTGGTACGGCTGCTGTCGGCGGTCTACCGAAAGGTGGGGACGGAGCGGACGGGGCTGCGAGCGGCGTTGGGGACGGCGAGAAGGGAGAGCCCCGGGGCTTAG
- a CDS encoding ACT domain-containing protein, with protein sequence MSGASGGTGAERDLGRLLSGMEPALHPGRYVFTTVPGRTAPPGLSPVVTVVEDEGLTLVVEQEGADAARLAYDYVAGWITLRIHSALDAVGLTAAVARALAEEGLSCNVVAGFHHDHLFVPHERAAEAVALLEQLAERSGR encoded by the coding sequence ATGAGCGGAGCGAGCGGTGGAACGGGCGCGGAACGTGATCTCGGTCGGCTGCTGAGCGGTATGGAACCCGCCCTGCACCCCGGCCGCTACGTCTTCACCACGGTCCCCGGCCGCACGGCACCCCCGGGTCTCTCGCCCGTCGTCACCGTCGTCGAGGACGAGGGCCTGACCCTCGTCGTCGAACAGGAGGGCGCCGACGCGGCACGCCTGGCCTACGACTATGTGGCCGGGTGGATCACCCTGCGCATCCACTCGGCGCTGGACGCCGTCGGACTCACGGCCGCCGTCGCCCGGGCCCTCGCCGAAGAGGGCCTGAGCTGCAACGTCGTCGCGGGCTTCCACCACGACCACCTCTTCGTCCCGCACGAGCGGGCCGCCGAGGCCGTGGCCCTGCTGGAACAGCTGGCCGAACGCTCCGGGCGGTAA
- a CDS encoding universal stress protein, whose amino-acid sequence MNTLPVIAAVDGSDDSLRALDWALDAARRREAPLRVVHVREYGPLLRPETLAAVQPEPDTDQVLDLVRDRLKGLGEDAPVTEYLALDGAPAGLLPGLGSDAQLMVFGSRGRGGFASLLLGSNGTAAARDAECPVVVVPRPGREVHDSELVTPGPRVVVGLHVDSPNSEALAFAFAEAARREARLQVLAVFPWPVQSGDLVPSPVVDEDAIESETRTLTAGFVAPHAERHPGVGVDLYVLPGDAAGQLVAASRGADLVVVGRHRRRLLAPARMMGSVTQAVLLHAASPVAVIPPETPETPETPETAETAEG is encoded by the coding sequence ATGAACACCCTGCCGGTCATCGCTGCGGTCGACGGATCGGACGACAGCCTGCGCGCCCTCGACTGGGCCCTCGACGCGGCCCGCAGACGCGAGGCGCCCCTGCGCGTGGTCCATGTGCGGGAGTACGGGCCTCTGCTGCGGCCGGAGACACTGGCCGCCGTCCAGCCCGAGCCGGACACCGATCAGGTGCTCGACCTGGTCCGTGACCGGCTCAAGGGGCTGGGCGAGGACGCGCCGGTCACGGAGTACCTCGCGCTGGACGGCGCCCCCGCGGGTCTGCTGCCCGGCCTGGGCTCCGACGCGCAGCTGATGGTGTTCGGCTCCCGGGGCCGCGGCGGTTTCGCGAGCCTGCTCCTCGGTTCGAACGGCACGGCCGCCGCGCGCGACGCGGAGTGCCCCGTCGTGGTGGTCCCCAGGCCCGGACGCGAGGTGCACGACTCGGAACTCGTCACCCCAGGGCCACGGGTGGTCGTCGGGCTGCACGTGGACAGCCCGAACAGCGAGGCCCTCGCGTTCGCGTTCGCCGAGGCCGCGCGGCGCGAGGCCCGCCTCCAGGTGCTCGCCGTGTTCCCCTGGCCGGTGCAGTCCGGCGACCTCGTCCCGTCGCCGGTCGTCGACGAGGACGCCATCGAGTCCGAGACGAGGACCCTGACCGCGGGCTTCGTCGCACCGCACGCCGAGCGGCATCCCGGGGTCGGCGTCGACCTGTACGTACTGCCCGGCGACGCGGCGGGCCAGCTCGTCGCGGCCTCCCGAGGGGCGGACCTCGTGGTGGTGGGCCGCCACCGCCGGCGCCTGCTCGCACCCGCCCGCATGATGGGCTCGGTCACCCAGGCGGTACTGCTGCACGCGGCGAGCCCGGTGGCGGTGATTCCGCCGGAGACGCCGGAGACGCCGGAGACGCCAGAGACGGCGGAGACTGCGGAGGGCTGA
- a CDS encoding DUF397 domain-containing protein, whose product MAESTIQQHPLAGWDKPELDLSSADWHSSSRGQGDVQIAFVEGFIAMRNSGRPESPSLIFTPAEWGAFVSGAREGEFDLT is encoded by the coding sequence GTGGCCGAGAGCACCATCCAGCAGCACCCGCTCGCGGGCTGGGACAAGCCGGAGCTTGACCTCAGCAGCGCCGACTGGCATTCGAGCAGCCGCGGGCAGGGGGATGTCCAGATCGCCTTTGTCGAGGGTTTCATCGCGATGCGCAACAGCGGCCGCCCGGAAAGCCCGTCCTTGATCTTCACGCCCGCGGAGTGGGGCGCGTTCGTGTCGGGGGCACGGGAGGGGGAGTTCGACCTCACCTGA
- a CDS encoding thiolase domain-containing protein codes for MSPAASPGTSPATGPATGKEPVAVVGIGQTKHVAARRDVSIAGLVREAARRALDDAELTWADIDAVVIGKAPDFFEGVMMPELYLADALGAVGKPMLRVHTAGSVGGSTALVATNLIAGRVHGTVLTLAYEKQSESNAMWGLSLPIPFQQPLLAGAGGFFAPHVRAYMRRTGAPDTVGSLVAYKDRRNALKNPYAHLHEHDITLEKVQASPMLWDPIRYSETCPSSDGACAMVLTDRAGAARSPRPAAWMHGGAMRSEPTLFAGKDFVSPQAGKDCAADVYRQAGIADPRRDIDAVEMYVPFSWYEPMWLENLGFADEGEGWKLTESGVTELDGDLPVNMSGGVLSTNPIGASGMIRFAEAALQVRGQAGEHQVDGARRVLGHAYGGGSQFFSMWLVGAAPPTS; via the coding sequence ATGAGCCCCGCAGCGAGCCCTGGGACGAGCCCCGCGACGGGCCCCGCGACGGGCAAGGAGCCCGTGGCCGTCGTCGGGATCGGCCAGACCAAGCACGTGGCGGCCCGACGGGACGTGTCGATCGCGGGACTCGTCCGTGAGGCCGCCCGACGCGCCCTCGACGACGCCGAGTTGACCTGGGCCGACATCGACGCCGTCGTCATCGGCAAGGCGCCCGACTTCTTCGAGGGCGTCATGATGCCCGAGCTGTACCTCGCCGACGCCCTCGGCGCGGTCGGCAAACCGATGCTGCGCGTCCACACCGCGGGCTCCGTGGGCGGCTCGACCGCGCTCGTCGCCACGAACCTGATCGCGGGCCGTGTCCACGGCACCGTACTGACCCTCGCCTACGAGAAGCAGTCCGAGTCGAACGCCATGTGGGGCCTGTCCCTGCCGATCCCCTTCCAGCAGCCCCTGCTCGCCGGAGCGGGCGGCTTCTTCGCCCCGCACGTGCGCGCCTACATGCGGCGCACCGGCGCCCCCGACACGGTCGGCTCCCTGGTCGCGTACAAGGACCGCCGCAACGCGCTCAAGAACCCGTACGCGCATCTGCACGAGCACGACATCACGCTGGAGAAGGTCCAGGCCTCGCCGATGCTCTGGGATCCGATCCGCTACTCGGAGACCTGCCCGTCCTCCGACGGCGCCTGCGCGATGGTCCTCACCGACCGGGCGGGCGCGGCCCGTTCGCCGCGGCCGGCCGCCTGGATGCACGGCGGCGCGATGCGCAGCGAACCGACGCTCTTCGCGGGCAAGGACTTCGTCTCCCCGCAGGCCGGCAAGGACTGCGCGGCCGACGTGTACCGGCAGGCGGGCATCGCGGACCCCCGCCGGGACATCGACGCGGTCGAGATGTACGTCCCGTTCTCCTGGTACGAGCCCATGTGGCTGGAGAATCTGGGCTTCGCCGACGAGGGCGAGGGCTGGAAACTCACCGAGTCCGGGGTCACGGAACTGGACGGCGACCTTCCGGTGAACATGTCGGGCGGGGTGCTCTCCACCAACCCCATCGGTGCCTCCGGGATGATCCGCTTCGCCGAAGCCGCACTCCAGGTGCGTGGGCAGGCCGGAGAACACCAGGTCGACGGCGCACGCCGGGTCCTCGGGCACGCGTACGGCGGCGGCTCCCAGTTCTTCTCGATGTGGCTGGTCGGAGCGGCGCCGCCCACCTCGTGA
- a CDS encoding thiolase domain-containing protein, giving the protein MPAPRSAPRPLRDIAVVAFAQTDHRRTSDELSEVEMLMPVLHQVLAQTGLRTSDIGFTCSGSTDYLAGRAFSFTMALDGVGAWPPISESHVEMDGAWALYEAWTKLLTGDADTALVYAYGKSSPGSVRDVLTRQLDPYYVAPLWPDSVALAALQAQALIDAGDTDEPALAAVATRSRAAATDNSHAQLRGSVPHGEYAVRPLRTGDCPPIGDGAAAVILAAGERARELCERPAWIRGIDHRIEAHGLGVRDLTDSPSARLAAERAGAFERPVDTAELHAPFSSQEVVLRKALRLGDDVDVNPSGGALAAHPIMAAGLIRIGEAAARIGRGDSDRALAHATSGPCLQQNLVAVLEGDPR; this is encoded by the coding sequence ATGCCCGCACCGAGGTCCGCACCCCGCCCGCTCAGGGACATCGCCGTCGTCGCCTTCGCGCAGACCGACCACCGGCGCACCAGCGACGAGCTCTCCGAGGTGGAGATGCTCATGCCGGTCCTGCACCAGGTGCTGGCGCAGACCGGGCTGAGGACCAGCGACATCGGCTTCACCTGCTCCGGCTCCACGGACTATCTCGCGGGCCGGGCCTTCTCCTTCACCATGGCCCTGGACGGTGTGGGGGCCTGGCCGCCGATCTCCGAGTCGCATGTGGAGATGGACGGCGCGTGGGCCCTGTACGAGGCCTGGACGAAGCTCCTCACCGGCGACGCGGACACCGCGCTGGTGTACGCGTACGGCAAGTCGTCCCCCGGCTCCGTACGCGATGTGCTGACCCGGCAGCTCGACCCGTACTACGTGGCCCCCCTGTGGCCCGACTCCGTCGCGCTGGCCGCCCTCCAGGCGCAGGCGCTCATCGACGCGGGCGACACCGACGAGCCGGCGCTCGCCGCCGTCGCCACCCGCAGCCGGGCCGCGGCGACCGACAACTCCCATGCGCAGCTGCGTGGTTCGGTGCCGCACGGCGAGTACGCCGTACGCCCTCTGCGTACCGGGGACTGTCCGCCCATCGGCGACGGAGCCGCCGCCGTGATCCTCGCCGCGGGGGAGCGGGCCCGTGAACTGTGCGAGCGGCCCGCCTGGATACGGGGCATCGACCACCGCATCGAGGCGCACGGCCTGGGTGTACGGGACCTGACCGACTCGCCCTCCGCGCGGCTGGCGGCGGAACGGGCGGGCGCCTTCGAACGGCCCGTGGACACGGCCGAGTTGCACGCGCCCTTCAGCTCCCAGGAAGTGGTGCTGCGCAAAGCCCTGCGGCTGGGCGACGACGTCGACGTCAATCCGTCCGGGGGAGCGCTCGCCGCCCACCCCATCATGGCCGCGGGCCTCATCCGGATCGGCGAGGCCGCCGCCCGGATCGGGCGCGGTGACTCCGACCGGGCACTGGCACACGCCACTTCGGGGCCCTGTCTGCAACAGAACCTGGTCGCCGTACTGGAAGGAGACCCGCGATGA
- a CDS encoding Zn-ribbon domain-containing OB-fold protein gives MPEVLKAPLVVEFPFTRSLGPVQSAFLTGLRERVVLGVRTADGRTLVPPVEYDPVTSEELSELVEVAATGTVTTWAWNHEPRRGQPLDRPFAWVLVRLDGADTGLLHVLDAPGGPDSVHTGMRVRVRWAGERSGAITDIACFEPHDEATAELAGSDGRFEDLVTGIVAPARLDYTYSPGRAQSAYLHALAERRVVGERCPSCRKVYVPPRGACPTCGVATSERVEVGPRGTVTTYCIVNIKAKNLDIEVPYVYAHIALDGADLALHGRIGGIPYDQVRMGLRVEPVWSDGGGHPDHYRPTGEPDADYETYKELL, from the coding sequence GTGCCCGAAGTTCTCAAAGCTCCCCTTGTCGTCGAGTTTCCCTTCACCCGGTCCCTCGGGCCCGTCCAGAGCGCGTTTCTCACCGGGCTGCGCGAGCGCGTCGTCCTGGGGGTGAGGACCGCCGACGGGCGCACGCTGGTGCCGCCCGTCGAGTACGACCCCGTCACCTCGGAGGAGTTGAGCGAGCTCGTCGAGGTCGCGGCCACCGGGACCGTCACCACCTGGGCCTGGAATCACGAACCCCGCCGGGGGCAGCCGCTGGACCGGCCGTTCGCCTGGGTGCTGGTGCGGCTCGACGGGGCCGACACCGGGCTGCTGCACGTGCTCGACGCCCCCGGCGGCCCCGACTCCGTGCACACCGGTATGCGTGTCCGGGTCCGCTGGGCCGGCGAACGCTCCGGCGCCATCACGGACATCGCCTGCTTCGAGCCCCACGACGAGGCCACCGCCGAACTCGCCGGCAGCGACGGCCGGTTCGAGGATCTGGTGACCGGCATCGTCGCACCCGCCCGGCTCGACTACACGTACTCGCCGGGCCGTGCCCAGAGCGCCTACCTCCACGCGCTCGCCGAACGGCGGGTCGTCGGGGAGCGCTGCCCGTCGTGCCGCAAGGTGTACGTCCCGCCGAGGGGTGCGTGCCCCACATGTGGTGTGGCCACATCGGAACGGGTCGAAGTAGGTCCGCGCGGCACAGTGACCACCTACTGCATCGTCAACATCAAGGCGAAGAACCTCGACATCGAAGTGCCGTACGTCTACGCGCACATCGCTCTCGACGGCGCCGACCTCGCCCTGCACGGCCGGATCGGCGGCATCCCCTACGACCAGGTGCGCATGGGGCTGCGGGTCGAGCCCGTCTGGTCGGACGGGGGCGGCCACCCCGACCACTACCGGCCCACCGGCGAACCCGACGCGGACTACGAGACGTACAAGGAGCTGTTGTAG